A single Gemmatimonadota bacterium DNA region contains:
- the smc gene encoding chromosome segregation protein SMC: MKLLKLELSGFKSFADTVTLNFDHGVTAIVGPNGCGKSNVADAVRWVLGETSARLLRGGKMEDVIFQGSINRRPVNVTEVSLFLDNTAGDLPIAYNEVVITRRMTRLGGSEYFINKSSVRLRDVNDLLRGTGLGSDAGVVMEAKMIDLLLSDRADERRSLFEEAAGIGLYRDRKHSTERRLEETATDLQRLEDLLAEVQSQIRSLARQKGKAERHAKLREEKFSVQLTLAHRLLEELSERAAGMEARHDQLKTVLPDLKERLAGATQHQDVGSADRTRAEEHRTIVGRELAHVQLALGRLDGDLAVAAERMAHARARRDRDEEERQQVEVRTEQAAVERDQAAADRALAETEHGQIQEHLVSRAQVEEEVRHRLISHRDDVRRLEEAVHARAQALRALEGERTALDRDLATLRDNLAQQQAHCAGLAQDFVAAETRAAAAEQEAATQVHETLQATAAADRARHAVAETREREATERDQRRQAEESLAQLTARRQALEELERDRVGLAPAAQALLAAKERFGDGVLGPLSDFINTTREDAELAERLLGEWMHAVLVRDWATITAIHPWYEEAQPGALVLLPVEPGPQTDLSGIHPLTDRLSAEGPAGAWINALLKGSEVLHPSGRVLKRASGAVLLTGTAAPSGSIRRRADLVALSQDIGSQEAHLHEVVSRLTATREQLVDRERMAAESQSVVERARERERQAVVSRDDSQRLLMTLGRERQEADNQLGRINDRIEKSAQRQAEVGSALRDGEIARAHQDEALGSTRSTLATLEAEQEAAREGRVHWQVQEAHVAARLRATTDRLDRANQTITLARQAAESLQHEIAQLDQEAGTLAAQHAEWQEQRHERQMALTELEANSATAEGTLAAASATLLIAQQTVQALRDEVDSSSEEFHRLEIELTEMAGARGKIVDRIEAEWRSPVEELMARVQLLDLDRESLEPELSRIVQGLEAIGPINPLAVEEHAEETKRLEFLTAQRDDLVAARQSLLQAIREIDGTAKTLFLETFVAVQANFQRVFDTLFGGGECSLKLSNSDDPLEAEIEIHAAPRGKKTQRIHLLSSGERTLVAVSLLFSIYLTKPSPFCLMDEVDAPLDDSNVGRFTNLLHEFKTGTQFVVITHNPRTMQAADAVFGVTMQEPGVSTIVGVRLGGQDKAAA; encoded by the coding sequence ATGAAACTGCTCAAGCTTGAGCTCTCCGGCTTCAAGTCGTTCGCCGATACCGTCACGCTTAATTTCGACCATGGGGTGACCGCGATCGTCGGGCCGAACGGCTGCGGCAAGTCCAACGTTGCGGACGCGGTCCGCTGGGTTTTGGGCGAAACGTCAGCCCGGCTGCTGCGGGGCGGAAAAATGGAAGATGTGATCTTCCAGGGTTCGATCAACCGCCGCCCGGTCAACGTCACGGAAGTCTCACTCTTCCTCGACAACACGGCCGGCGACCTTCCGATTGCCTACAACGAGGTGGTCATCACCCGGCGAATGACTCGCTTGGGCGGCAGCGAATATTTCATCAACAAGAGCTCGGTCCGCCTCCGCGATGTCAACGATCTGCTCCGGGGCACGGGCCTCGGCAGCGATGCCGGCGTGGTCATGGAAGCCAAGATGATCGATCTGCTCCTGTCCGACCGGGCCGACGAGCGGCGTTCCCTCTTCGAAGAGGCCGCCGGCATCGGGCTCTACCGCGACCGGAAACACAGCACCGAACGCCGCCTGGAAGAGACGGCCACCGACCTCCAGCGCCTCGAGGACCTCCTCGCCGAGGTCCAGTCCCAGATTCGGAGCTTGGCCCGGCAAAAGGGGAAAGCCGAACGTCATGCCAAGTTGAGGGAGGAAAAGTTCTCGGTGCAGCTGACCTTGGCGCATCGCCTCCTGGAAGAACTGTCCGAGCGAGCCGCCGGAATGGAGGCCCGCCACGACCAACTGAAGACCGTCCTGCCCGATCTCAAAGAGCGGCTGGCCGGTGCCACCCAGCATCAGGACGTCGGCTCGGCCGATCGAACCCGCGCCGAGGAGCACCGGACCATCGTGGGCCGCGAACTGGCCCACGTGCAGCTCGCGTTAGGTAGACTCGACGGGGATCTCGCCGTGGCGGCCGAACGCATGGCCCATGCCCGGGCCCGTCGCGACCGGGACGAAGAGGAGCGCCAGCAGGTCGAAGTCCGGACCGAGCAAGCGGCCGTGGAACGCGACCAGGCCGCGGCGGACCGCGCCTTGGCCGAAACCGAACACGGCCAGATTCAGGAGCATCTCGTCAGCCGGGCCCAAGTCGAAGAGGAAGTCCGCCACCGCCTCATCAGTCATCGTGACGACGTTCGCCGCCTCGAAGAGGCGGTCCACGCTCGGGCGCAAGCGCTCCGGGCCCTTGAGGGCGAGCGGACGGCCCTCGACCGCGATCTGGCGACCCTCCGCGACAACTTGGCCCAGCAACAGGCTCATTGCGCCGGCCTGGCTCAAGATTTTGTCGCTGCCGAAACCCGGGCCGCAGCCGCCGAGCAGGAAGCCGCGACCCAGGTCCATGAGACGCTCCAGGCCACCGCCGCGGCCGACCGGGCCCGGCACGCCGTGGCCGAGACCCGCGAACGGGAGGCCACCGAGCGGGACCAGCGGCGTCAAGCCGAGGAATCGCTTGCCCAACTCACCGCCCGACGCCAAGCGCTCGAGGAGTTGGAGCGCGACCGCGTCGGACTCGCCCCCGCCGCTCAGGCCCTGTTGGCGGCCAAGGAGCGCTTCGGCGATGGCGTCCTCGGCCCTCTCAGCGACTTCATCAACACGACCCGGGAGGACGCCGAGTTGGCCGAGCGGTTGCTCGGCGAGTGGATGCACGCCGTGCTGGTCCGCGACTGGGCCACGATCACCGCGATCCATCCTTGGTACGAAGAGGCCCAGCCGGGCGCCCTAGTGCTCCTGCCGGTCGAACCCGGCCCCCAGACCGACCTCAGCGGAATCCATCCCCTGACCGATCGGCTGTCAGCCGAAGGGCCGGCCGGGGCGTGGATCAATGCGCTCTTGAAGGGCTCTGAGGTCCTCCATCCGTCCGGCCGGGTTCTCAAGCGGGCCTCCGGCGCGGTCCTCCTCACGGGAACCGCCGCCCCGTCCGGCTCGATCCGGCGCCGCGCCGACCTTGTGGCGCTGAGCCAAGATATCGGCTCCCAAGAAGCGCACCTTCACGAGGTCGTCAGCCGGCTCACGGCCACCCGCGAGCAACTGGTGGACCGCGAGCGGATGGCCGCCGAGTCGCAATCCGTCGTCGAACGGGCCCGCGAACGCGAGCGCCAGGCGGTCGTCAGCCGGGATGACAGCCAGCGCCTGCTGATGACCCTCGGCCGGGAACGCCAGGAGGCCGACAACCAACTCGGGCGGATCAACGACCGGATCGAAAAGTCGGCCCAGCGCCAGGCCGAGGTCGGCTCCGCTCTCCGCGACGGCGAAATCGCCCGAGCACACCAGGACGAAGCCCTCGGATCGACCCGGTCCACCCTCGCCACGCTCGAAGCCGAGCAGGAGGCCGCTCGCGAGGGACGGGTCCATTGGCAGGTCCAAGAGGCCCATGTCGCCGCTCGGCTCCGGGCCACGACCGACCGGCTCGACCGGGCCAACCAGACGATCACGTTGGCTCGGCAGGCCGCCGAATCCCTCCAGCACGAGATTGCCCAGCTCGATCAAGAAGCCGGCACCCTGGCGGCCCAGCATGCCGAATGGCAGGAGCAGCGACACGAGCGCCAGATGGCGCTGACGGAACTCGAAGCCAATTCGGCCACCGCGGAAGGAACGCTGGCGGCGGCGTCAGCCACCCTGCTAATTGCCCAACAGACCGTCCAAGCCCTGCGGGATGAGGTCGACTCATCGAGCGAAGAGTTCCACCGGCTCGAAATCGAGCTGACCGAGATGGCCGGGGCTCGCGGCAAGATCGTCGACCGGATCGAGGCGGAATGGCGATCCCCGGTCGAAGAGTTGATGGCCCGGGTTCAGTTGCTCGACCTCGACCGGGAATCGCTCGAACCCGAGCTCTCGCGAATCGTTCAGGGCTTGGAGGCCATCGGGCCGATCAACCCGTTGGCGGTCGAAGAGCACGCCGAGGAAACCAAGCGGCTTGAGTTCCTCACCGCCCAACGCGACGACCTGGTCGCCGCCCGTCAATCGCTGCTCCAGGCCATCCGGGAAATCGACGGGACCGCCAAAACGTTGTTCCTCGAAACCTTCGTGGCGGTGCAGGCCAATTTCCAGCGGGTGTTCGACACCTTGTTCGGCGGCGGCGAGTGCAGCCTGAAGCTCTCGAACAGCGACGACCCGCTTGAAGCCGAGATCGAGATCCACGCCGCGCCCCGCGGCAAGAAGACCCAGCGGATTCACTTGTTGAGTTCCGGGGAGCGAACCTTGGTGGCGGTCTCCCTGCTCTTCAGCATCTATCTGACCAAGCCGAGCCCCTTCTGTCTCATGGACGAAGTCGATGCGCCGCTCGACGACTCCAACGTCGGCCGGTTCACTAACTTGCTGCACGAGTTCAAGACCGGAACCCAGTTCGTCGTGATTACCCACAATCCCCGGACCATGCAGGCGGCCGACGCGGTCTTCGGCGTCACGATGCAGGAGCCGGGCGTCTCCACGATCGTCGGAGTCCGGTTGGGCGGCCAGGACAAGGCCGCTGCCTGA
- a CDS encoding DUF2520 domain-containing protein, whose product MRPERSCRPSSGSLSAGGRPGGAGRYRAQACPSDVLAAHGRGNRQLAVAAAAPRAMTGAVRRGDVATIKAHLAALAKAGRELYVLLTRRAVALARTLPLLLLPRLAEMERLLAGR is encoded by the coding sequence ATGCGGCCGGAACGTTCGTGTCGACCTTCCTCGGGGTCCTTATCAGCTGGCGGTAGGCCTGGTGGAGCGGGCAGGTATCGCGCCCAAGCATGCCCGAGTGATGTTCTTGCCGCTCATGGAAGGGGCAATCGACAACTTGCGGTTGCTGCCGCCGCGCCACGCGCGATGACGGGGGCCGTCCGTCGAGGGGATGTGGCCACGATCAAGGCGCATCTGGCGGCGTTGGCGAAGGCGGGTCGGGAACTGTATGTGTTGCTGACCCGGCGGGCTGTGGCGTTGGCTCGGACGTTGCCGCTGCTGCTGCTGCCGCGGCTGGCGGAGATGGAACGTCTCCTCGCCGGCCGTTAG
- the aroF gene encoding 3-deoxy-7-phosphoheptulonate synthase, producing the protein MLILFRADASATDEQRVAALVQELGASAQPIPGLRRRAMAIVDNDGQIDSARFAALPGVEEIVPLTKPYRMVARDWRPDPTVIQLPHGLAIGGTDLFVVAGPCSVESETQIFRTAEAVKRSGAVALRAGAFKPRTSPYAFQGLGTAGLDLLRQVRDATGLLIVTEAMDDEGLDAVAAIADIVQIGARNMQNFSLLKRAGRCGKPVLLKRGPSATVTEWLMSAEYLMAEGNPNVVLCERGIRGADATARNVFDLNVIPAIKQLSHLPIMADPSHGTGRRAMVRPMARAAVAAGADGLLVEVHVQPDQALSDGAQSLYPEQFDLLMDEVRALAQVLGRTAAGFTAAAR; encoded by the coding sequence ATGTTGATCCTCTTTCGTGCCGATGCGTCCGCCACCGACGAGCAACGGGTGGCGGCCCTGGTCCAAGAATTGGGGGCGAGCGCCCAGCCGATTCCAGGGCTCCGCCGCCGGGCCATGGCCATTGTCGACAACGACGGCCAGATCGATAGCGCCCGGTTCGCGGCGCTGCCCGGGGTGGAAGAGATCGTACCCCTGACCAAGCCATACCGGATGGTGGCCAGAGACTGGCGGCCCGACCCGACCGTCATCCAACTTCCGCACGGCCTGGCGATCGGGGGAACCGATCTTTTTGTCGTGGCCGGCCCGTGCTCGGTCGAAAGCGAGACCCAGATTTTTCGAACCGCCGAGGCCGTGAAACGGTCCGGCGCCGTGGCCCTTCGGGCCGGGGCCTTTAAACCTCGCACCTCACCCTACGCGTTTCAGGGACTCGGGACCGCGGGCCTCGATCTCCTTCGTCAGGTCCGGGATGCCACGGGTTTGTTGATCGTCACCGAGGCCATGGACGACGAGGGACTCGACGCCGTGGCCGCCATCGCCGACATCGTCCAGATCGGCGCCCGCAACATGCAAAACTTCAGCCTCCTCAAGCGGGCCGGCCGCTGCGGCAAGCCGGTGCTGCTCAAACGAGGTCCGTCGGCCACGGTCACCGAGTGGCTGATGTCGGCGGAGTATCTGATGGCCGAGGGCAATCCCAACGTCGTGCTATGTGAACGGGGCATCCGGGGGGCCGATGCAACCGCCCGAAACGTGTTCGACCTCAATGTCATCCCGGCCATCAAGCAACTCTCGCATCTGCCGATCATGGCCGATCCGAGCCATGGAACCGGACGCCGAGCCATGGTCCGACCGATGGCCCGGGCCGCCGTCGCCGCGGGAGCGGACGGCCTCCTCGTTGAGGTCCATGTCCAGCCCGACCAGGCGCTCTCCGACGGAGCCCAGAGCCTCTACCCCGAACAGTTCGACCTGCTGATGGACGAGGTTCGCGCCCTCGCTCAGGTCCTCGGCCGAACCGCCGCCGGCTTCACGGCGGCGGCGCGGTAA
- a CDS encoding outer membrane lipoprotein carrier protein LolA, giving the protein MLTNRSAIVLLGVRYSGANHSGASVEPCPVHSWKARAGGAALGVLLALGSAAPAGAQDAAAIIGRAGRIYRNLGSLQADFVQTIEDRSQGDTLVSRGTVTQSGNNFLAMRFTDPAGEAVVVDGKYIWTYTPSTSPDVVFRSPLPNDPVYGVNLLAILLDRPENRYRATYVERDNTGGRSQDVIDLVPTSKSVPFRKARLWLGTDDALPRRIELDEGGGARRTLILTRLRPNSPVSRATFQFEVPKGVKVVAAPA; this is encoded by the coding sequence GTGTTGACCAACCGCTCGGCGATCGTCCTCTTGGGGGTCCGCTATTCCGGGGCCAATCATTCGGGAGCATCAGTGGAACCCTGCCCCGTTCATTCCTGGAAGGCACGCGCCGGGGGCGCCGCCCTCGGGGTCCTCTTGGCCCTTGGCTCCGCGGCCCCAGCCGGGGCCCAAGACGCCGCCGCGATCATCGGGCGGGCCGGCCGGATCTACCGGAACCTCGGATCGCTCCAAGCGGATTTCGTCCAAACCATCGAGGACCGTTCCCAGGGCGATACCCTGGTGAGCCGGGGGACGGTCACCCAATCGGGGAACAACTTCTTGGCGATGCGGTTCACCGACCCCGCCGGTGAGGCCGTGGTGGTCGACGGCAAGTATATCTGGACCTATACGCCAAGCACCTCGCCTGACGTCGTGTTTCGGTCGCCCCTGCCGAACGACCCGGTCTATGGCGTCAACCTCCTGGCCATCCTGCTGGATCGGCCGGAGAACCGATATCGGGCCACCTATGTCGAGCGGGATAACACCGGCGGCCGATCCCAAGACGTCATCGACCTGGTCCCAACCTCGAAGAGCGTCCCGTTCCGGAAAGCCCGGCTCTGGCTTGGCACCGACGACGCCCTGCCGAGGCGCATCGAACTCGACGAGGGCGGCGGAGCTCGCCGGACCCTGATCTTGACCCGGCTCCGGCCGAATAGCCCGGTATCGCGAGCGACATTCCAGTTCGAGGTTCCGAAGGGCGTCAAGGTCGTGGCCGCACCGGCCTAA